The genomic DNA TTCAAATGTGGATAAGGATTCTGACGTAATTTCCGGCTCGAAGCTGTTGCTGAACAACCCCCACACCTGCATGCCCCGGCCGTGGGCCCATTTCACATAAGCGTGATCGGCCTTGCTTTGCACATTTCCCTTGCCGTCCACAAGCGAGAACCAAGTCGGACTGACTACGTTCACGCCAGGCATTTCACCGATGGATGAAGGCTTTGGCGCTACGTTATACACGGCCTCCCAGGTCAAATTGACGGCTTTGGACTGCCATTTCTGCTTGGCCGGAGGAACCGCCTGCTCCTCTAAGGGTGGAACCACGATCTGCTCTTCCAGAGCGACATTTTTTTTCTTCACATATCCGGCATAGCCGTTATTCAGCTGGACATAATACCAGTTATCCGTCTCGTCCAAAATCCGCAGCTGCTCTCCCGGCTTCATCTCCGCTAAAATCGGAGTATGAATGCTATCGCTCTGCCTTAAAGCCACCGTGGCATCCTTCCTCCGGCTGGTACTGTGAACTTGAGCCATCCGTATCGTCTCCCCGGCCCGATATACCAGCACTGTACCGGAAACGGTATCTTCATGTACCTCGATGCCATATAACTCCTTCAGTAAATAGGCAGGCAGGTATAAATTCCCTTCCTTTTCGACTGGAGCAAACAGCAGTTGAACCGGCTTGTTGTTGATTTTTCCGTTCATATCGTCCGCCTTCATCAAGACAAGCTTGCGCTGCGTAGTCAAAATGACTGACTTCGTCTCTTCTTCATATCTTACATTGGGGTCAATTTCCGACTGGATCACGGAAAAAGGCAGCTTAAGTCCCTCCCCGCTATCCAAGGCGGGCAAATCCATCACTTCGCCTGCTACGAATATCGGCTTATCGAATTTCCCCTTCCAGTCCGGGTCGGCATGCTCCCAGCTCGGCAGAAGCTCAGACACGGCCCAATACGCCCCGGCCACAAACAGCACAAGCACGATGAACCACTTGAATCGGCCCCCGCGCTTGCGCCTCATGCGAGCCGTTCTTCTATTCTTCAATCCTCAGTACCTCCATTAGTAAAGAAATAATAATTGCGATACAGCACCATCGTATGGGGCTAAAAAACAAAAACGTGAAGAATTCACGAAGGAATCCGTCACGTTCTTCCAAACCCGCAGGTCAAATGATTATTG from Paenibacillus woosongensis includes the following:
- a CDS encoding glycosyl hydrolase family 18 protein, coding for MRRKRGGRFKWFIVLVLFVAGAYWAVSELLPSWEHADPDWKGKFDKPIFVAGEVMDLPALDSGEGLKLPFSVIQSEIDPNVRYEEETKSVILTTQRKLVLMKADDMNGKINNKPVQLLFAPVEKEGNLYLPAYLLKELYGIEVHEDTVSGTVLVYRAGETIRMAQVHSTSRRKDATVALRQSDSIHTPILAEMKPGEQLRILDETDNWYYVQLNNGYAGYVKKKNVALEEQIVVPPLEEQAVPPAKQKWQSKAVNLTWEAVYNVAPKPSSIGEMPGVNVVSPTWFSLVDGKGNVQSKADHAYVKWAHGRGMQVWGLFSNSFEPEITSESLSTFERRITTILQMLHYAKLYDLDGINIDYENVYTKDGANLTQFMRELWPLAQEQGLVVSIDVTPKSNSEMWSAFLDRRALAKVTDYLIVMAYDEHWAASPVAGSVASLPWVRSSMTRIIDEDDVPPSKLILGIPLYMRVWTETVEEGATKVKSKAIGMKKAQEIIKEKSLKPEFSEETGQNYVEYRENGVLQRIWLEDKDSLARRVELAKSLQLGGIATWNRSFASSDAWDVLSRIAE